A window of the Vibrio ostreae genome harbors these coding sequences:
- a CDS encoding LA2681 family HEPN domain-containing protein, with protein sequence MHGEKIEKLGLEIDLAADNSDQVRLEQLLLDCDTLMNNETRKNRSVLFFYKANCYSALRMIERKTLDDTWSWHQERQIAEVLNLRSAVVETGFEQLSDGMRCKMLTNIANGLSSLGRTIESISYYDKVLSLIDNFAMAVGNKAINQFHYGQHLYDYGHSGVFFFHANKELSRFGTEPLLWDSGVQKDALDAFISYRDVTDEILNNIEFDSSFDFNDFSLGESKKEQDYRKWCLKQRLFINPLNDVLDATIAANDILHLPSHVYAVGEEPRFPKYFNLLKQEFIVSRYMLYEFTTSNLDHYSDNDVLLENGLDGVQFGYRNELLKNSLRVSYSIFDKIALFLNDYMNIGLKVDGVNFRNIWGMYNKKEKKLEIHPCFLESENWMLRGLYFLSKDLYAPNFQDVSEPEAKELHYIRKMAEHRYLGIQEYPAQVDDTEYLKYITVDDLEGKSLKMLRLAREALIYLSLAMHVEERKREEARGDGLIVPIQSTRL encoded by the coding sequence ATGCACGGTGAAAAGATAGAAAAACTTGGACTGGAAATCGATTTAGCGGCTGATAATAGCGATCAGGTGAGATTAGAACAGCTTCTGCTAGATTGCGATACTCTCATGAATAACGAGACACGCAAGAATCGTTCAGTCTTATTTTTCTATAAAGCTAACTGTTATTCAGCACTGCGAATGATTGAGCGAAAAACACTCGATGATACTTGGAGTTGGCATCAGGAAAGACAAATCGCCGAGGTGCTAAACCTACGAAGCGCCGTCGTTGAGACTGGTTTCGAACAGCTTAGCGATGGGATGCGGTGTAAAATGCTTACCAATATAGCTAATGGACTAAGTTCACTGGGGCGAACGATCGAATCAATTAGCTACTATGACAAAGTTCTGTCTCTTATTGATAACTTCGCGATGGCTGTAGGTAACAAAGCCATAAATCAATTTCACTATGGGCAGCATTTGTATGATTACGGGCATAGTGGTGTTTTCTTTTTCCACGCGAATAAGGAGCTTAGTCGCTTCGGCACTGAGCCGTTGTTATGGGACAGTGGAGTTCAGAAGGACGCTCTTGATGCTTTTATTAGTTACAGGGACGTCACTGATGAGATATTGAATAACATTGAGTTCGACAGTAGTTTTGATTTCAATGATTTTTCTCTAGGTGAGAGCAAAAAAGAACAGGATTACAGAAAGTGGTGCTTAAAACAAAGGCTGTTTATCAACCCACTGAATGACGTGCTCGATGCGACCATTGCAGCAAACGATATTCTTCACTTACCTAGTCATGTGTATGCAGTCGGTGAAGAACCTAGATTCCCAAAATACTTTAACTTGCTAAAGCAAGAGTTCATAGTTTCTCGGTATATGCTATACGAGTTTACCACTAGTAATTTAGACCACTATTCTGACAATGACGTGCTCCTAGAAAATGGATTAGATGGGGTGCAATTCGGTTACCGAAACGAGCTGTTGAAAAACTCTTTGCGAGTGTCATATTCTATTTTCGATAAAATTGCTTTATTTCTCAACGACTATATGAACATAGGTCTAAAGGTAGATGGTGTTAACTTCCGTAACATTTGGGGGATGTATAACAAGAAAGAGAAAAAACTGGAAATCCACCCGTGCTTCTTAGAGAGCGAAAACTGGATGTTACGCGGGTTGTACTTTTTATCAAAAGATTTGTATGCCCCAAATTTTCAAGATGTCAGTGAACCAGAAGCTAAGGAATTACATTACATACGAAAAATGGCAGAACATCGGTATCTAGGGATTCAAGAGTACCCAGCTCAAGTCGATGATACTGAGTATTTGAAGTACATAACTGTCGATGACTTGGAGGGGAAGTCTCTAAAAATGCTGCGGCTAGCGCGTGAAGCATTGATTTATCTTTCTTTGGCAATGCACGTCGAAGAACGTAAACGCGAAGAAGCAAGAGGTGACGGTTTGATAGTACCCATTCAATCAACAAGACTATAA
- a CDS encoding ABC transporter permease: MMRIAYSLLLLTCVAPLLPGLAGAVLSALGYIPAVGLQRFNLEAFISVAQWQGVGRSLLLSVTSALLSTYLALLLCFSIVQTLWQSRHWHRVEHLLSGLLALPHVAFAIGFAFLFAPTGITARLASALLDYQVSTQAGTWLVQDNHALGLTLALALKETPFLLLMSIPVLQQLNVSRQLQVGASLGYSAAQTWFKVLFPQWLRALRFALFAVIAYAVAVVDVSLILGPNTPPTFAVLVWQWFNDPDLQQLPRAAAGAIVLLLVTGLMLLTVVLIEKALLHCYRGWQWSGKSRFPLPGRSSLWLVSTIAALIVPLMLVWSFAQRWRFPDLLPSQFSSRFWLSEWPTMLPTLWQSIWIALLSGSLALVAALFAHEYKLRHQAAVPLWIIVLPMLVPQLSLLLGIQISALWLAADRYQLWVIWSHLLFAFPLVYLALDGPWRSFNPGYTRVALSLGKSPWQQFLAVKVPLLLPAILYAWAVGISVSLAQYLPTLMLGGGRITTITTEAVALSSGFDRRVMAIYALWQALLPFIFFTLAVLISRAQPHRQRIMATAVTVSTSEKP; encoded by the coding sequence ATGATGCGCATCGCATACAGCCTGCTGCTGCTGACCTGTGTCGCCCCGCTGCTGCCCGGATTGGCAGGGGCAGTGCTTTCTGCGCTCGGTTACATCCCAGCGGTCGGGTTGCAGCGTTTTAATCTGGAAGCGTTTATTAGCGTGGCGCAATGGCAGGGAGTCGGCCGTTCTCTTCTGCTGTCAGTGACCTCGGCTCTGCTGAGTACCTACCTGGCCCTGCTGCTTTGTTTCAGTATCGTCCAGACCCTGTGGCAAAGCAGGCACTGGCACCGGGTTGAGCACCTGCTTTCCGGCCTGCTGGCTCTGCCTCATGTTGCCTTTGCAATCGGGTTCGCTTTTCTGTTTGCCCCGACCGGAATCACAGCGCGTCTGGCCAGTGCGCTGCTGGATTATCAGGTTTCCACTCAGGCTGGTACCTGGCTGGTTCAGGACAACCACGCGCTGGGTCTGACGCTGGCTTTGGCGCTGAAAGAGACACCATTTCTGTTGCTGATGAGCATTCCGGTGTTGCAGCAGCTGAACGTATCGCGCCAACTTCAGGTCGGAGCCTCTCTCGGCTATTCCGCAGCGCAAACCTGGTTTAAAGTTTTGTTTCCGCAATGGTTGCGTGCACTGCGTTTCGCTCTGTTTGCTGTGATTGCCTATGCGGTGGCGGTTGTCGATGTCAGCCTGATCCTCGGCCCCAACACACCACCCACTTTTGCGGTGCTGGTTTGGCAGTGGTTTAACGACCCGGATCTGCAACAGTTGCCACGCGCGGCTGCCGGAGCGATCGTACTGCTGCTCGTGACCGGACTGATGTTGCTGACCGTAGTGCTGATCGAAAAAGCACTGCTGCACTGTTATCGTGGCTGGCAGTGGTCCGGCAAAAGCCGCTTTCCCCTGCCCGGCCGCAGCAGTTTGTGGCTGGTGAGCACGATTGCCGCGCTGATCGTGCCATTAATGCTGGTCTGGAGCTTTGCCCAGCGCTGGCGCTTTCCGGATCTGCTGCCTAGCCAGTTCAGCAGCCGTTTCTGGCTCAGCGAGTGGCCAACTATGCTGCCGACCTTGTGGCAAAGTATCTGGATAGCCCTGCTGAGCGGTAGCCTGGCTCTGGTTGCCGCGTTATTCGCCCATGAATACAAGCTGCGCCATCAGGCGGCTGTGCCGCTGTGGATCATCGTGCTACCTATGCTGGTGCCGCAGTTATCGCTGCTGCTCGGCATCCAGATTTCGGCCTTATGGCTGGCCGCAGACCGTTATCAACTGTGGGTCATCTGGTCGCATCTGCTGTTCGCTTTTCCGCTCGTTTATCTGGCACTAGACGGCCCCTGGCGCAGTTTTAACCCTGGCTATACCCGGGTCGCACTCAGCTTAGGCAAAAGCCCCTGGCAGCAATTTCTGGCCGTTAAAGTACCTTTACTGCTACCGGCCATACTCTATGCCTGGGCGGTCGGGATCAGTGTCAGCCTGGCACAATATCTACCGACCTTAATGCTCGGCGGCGGTCGCATTACTACGATCACCACCGAAGCAGTCGCCCTGTCGAGTGGTTTTGACCGCCGGGTGATGGCAATTTATGCACTGTGGCAGGCGTTGCTGCCGTTTATTTTCTTTACCCTTGCGGTGTTGATAAGCCGGGCGCAACCTCACCGCCAGCGCATCATGGCCACCGCAGTGACCGTATCGACAAGTGAAAAACCATGA
- a CDS encoding ABC transporter permease, with protein MNSLFRIKAVMIKEFRQLSRDRITFGMVIMIPLIQLLLFGFAINTDVRSIPIAVVDNSQSVTGRWLTESVRVSQVVEIKQVYSTAEQAQQAIASGEVRAALIIPPDLNRRILDGRELGQWLIDGSDTMIASAISGLQHMPTADIAFHPHPEVAATFAITLFYNPSKRAAVNIVPGLLGVILTMTMIMFTSAAIVRERERGNLELLITTPVHSMELMIAKIIPYIFVGLIQVFIILGLGHVIFAVPINGAVSQILFGTLLFISASLTLGLMISTIATTQLQAMQMTVFILLPSILLSGFMFPYEGMPLAAQWISEALPATHFMRLIRGIVLRGADLADLWRDSLWLAGFTLLGLVVASLRFKKSLD; from the coding sequence ATGAACAGCCTGTTTCGGATTAAAGCGGTGATGATTAAGGAGTTTCGCCAGTTATCGCGTGACCGTATCACCTTTGGCATGGTGATCATGATCCCGCTGATTCAGTTATTGCTGTTTGGTTTTGCTATCAATACCGATGTTCGCAGTATTCCAATTGCCGTCGTCGACAACAGCCAATCTGTAACCGGGCGCTGGCTGACCGAATCGGTCCGGGTCAGTCAGGTGGTTGAGATTAAACAAGTGTATAGCACCGCGGAACAGGCACAACAAGCCATCGCCAGCGGCGAAGTCCGTGCCGCGCTGATCATTCCGCCCGATCTCAACCGGCGCATTTTGGATGGACGTGAACTCGGGCAGTGGCTGATAGACGGGTCTGATACCATGATTGCCAGCGCTATATCGGGTCTGCAGCACATGCCCACTGCAGACATTGCCTTTCACCCGCATCCCGAAGTGGCTGCGACCTTCGCCATCACCCTGTTTTACAATCCGAGCAAACGCGCGGCCGTCAATATTGTTCCCGGCTTACTGGGCGTCATTCTGACCATGACCATGATTATGTTTACCAGCGCGGCGATTGTACGTGAACGGGAAAGAGGCAATCTGGAATTGCTGATCACCACACCGGTCCACTCGATGGAGCTGATGATCGCCAAAATCATCCCGTATATTTTTGTTGGCCTGATTCAGGTGTTCATTATTCTCGGCCTTGGTCATGTAATTTTTGCCGTGCCGATCAATGGCGCTGTCAGTCAGATCTTGTTCGGCACCCTGCTGTTTATTTCCGCCAGCCTGACTCTCGGACTAATGATCTCAACCATTGCCACCACGCAACTGCAGGCAATGCAGATGACGGTGTTTATTCTTCTGCCCTCGATTCTGCTGTCTGGTTTTATGTTTCCCTATGAAGGTATGCCGCTGGCAGCGCAGTGGATTTCTGAAGCCCTGCCCGCGACCCATTTTATGCGCCTGATTCGTGGCATTGTGCTGCGCGGCGCGGATCTGGCCGATCTATGGCGCGACAGCTTATGGCTGGCGGGTTTCACCCTGCTTGGTCTGGTGGTGGCTTCATTACGCTTCAAAAAATCTCTCGATTAA
- a CDS encoding TIGR02450 family Trp-rich protein: protein MNPINPAKLRNSKWTAVTPMNREKHFLVSDIEFNEEGVVVSCTLEAVLSRNEYPIDWRELKDEQKWAQGWK, encoded by the coding sequence ATGAACCCAATTAACCCCGCCAAACTGCGCAACAGTAAATGGACCGCTGTGACACCGATGAACCGGGAAAAGCATTTTCTGGTCTCAGATATCGAGTTTAACGAAGAGGGCGTTGTGGTGTCCTGCACTCTCGAAGCGGTGTTGTCGAGAAACGAATATCCGATTGACTGGCGCGAATTGAAAGATGAGCAAAAATGGGCTCAGGGCTGGAAGTAG
- a CDS encoding DUF1289 domain-containing protein: MEQLEFFQVPSPCVGVCSLDDKGYCRGCMRKREERFRWLEMTAAEQLHVIKLCQQRYRRKMAAGKQAAQSHEEPDSPQQELF, encoded by the coding sequence ATGGAGCAGCTAGAATTTTTCCAGGTTCCCAGCCCGTGCGTCGGGGTGTGCAGTTTAGACGATAAAGGCTACTGCCGCGGCTGCATGCGCAAGCGCGAAGAACGCTTTCGCTGGCTGGAGATGACTGCCGCAGAACAATTGCACGTGATTAAGCTGTGCCAGCAGCGCTATCGCCGCAAAATGGCGGCCGGAAAACAGGCCGCGCAAAGCCATGAAGAACCAGACAGCCCGCAACAAGAGTTGTTTTGA
- a CDS encoding ABC transporter substrate-binding protein, which translates to MKKLLTFVCACLFSLPGWSQSWQEITEQARGQTVYFHAWGGSQEINNYIRWAGEQLQSQYGVELKQVKVTDIAETATRLLAEKAAGKDQDGSVDMVWINGENFKSMKSNGLLYGPFAASLPNWQHVNQALPVETDFSEPTEGLEAPWGVGQLVFIHDVKTLNNPPQSFKELLSYAKAFPNRITYPRPPEFHGTSFLKAALIELTNSDPALHQPVDEQSFQAVTAPLWHYLDQLHPLTWRAGKQFPNSSAQMMQLLDDGQIDLAITFNPNAVYSAQVSGKLAPNTRSYAMQAGALTNIHFLAIPWNAKAKAGAQVAINFLLSPQAQSLKGDINTWGDPSVLKASSLSGSAAQTQLFKAIAEPHPSWQTALEAEWQKRYGTSQ; encoded by the coding sequence ATGAAAAAACTGCTTACCTTCGTCTGCGCTTGCCTGTTCTCACTCCCGGGATGGAGCCAATCCTGGCAGGAGATTACCGAGCAGGCACGTGGTCAAACCGTCTATTTTCATGCCTGGGGAGGCAGCCAGGAGATCAATAATTATATCCGCTGGGCCGGTGAACAGTTGCAGTCGCAATACGGGGTAGAGCTGAAGCAGGTTAAAGTCACCGATATCGCAGAAACCGCCACTCGTCTGCTGGCAGAAAAAGCCGCCGGCAAGGATCAGGACGGCAGCGTGGACATGGTGTGGATTAATGGCGAGAACTTTAAGTCAATGAAAAGCAATGGCCTTTTATATGGCCCGTTCGCTGCTTCCCTGCCTAACTGGCAGCATGTGAATCAAGCTCTACCGGTAGAGACCGACTTCTCTGAACCCACCGAAGGACTGGAAGCTCCGTGGGGCGTGGGTCAGCTGGTGTTTATTCACGATGTTAAAACCCTCAATAATCCACCGCAATCTTTTAAAGAATTACTCAGTTATGCCAAAGCATTTCCGAACCGTATCACCTACCCGCGCCCGCCGGAGTTTCACGGCACCAGCTTTCTCAAAGCGGCTTTGATTGAACTGACCAACAGCGATCCTGCTCTGCATCAACCCGTCGACGAGCAAAGCTTTCAAGCCGTGACCGCACCATTGTGGCACTATCTTGATCAGTTGCATCCCCTGACCTGGCGCGCGGGCAAGCAGTTTCCCAATAGCTCGGCGCAGATGATGCAGTTACTTGATGACGGACAGATTGATCTGGCTATTACCTTCAATCCTAATGCGGTCTATTCTGCTCAGGTGTCCGGCAAACTGGCACCAAATACTCGCAGTTACGCAATGCAAGCGGGTGCGTTAACCAATATTCATTTCCTGGCTATTCCTTGGAATGCCAAAGCCAAAGCTGGTGCTCAGGTGGCGATTAACTTTCTGCTCAGCCCGCAGGCTCAGTCGCTCAAAGGTGACATTAATACCTGGGGCGACCCGTCGGTGCTAAAAGCCTCGTCACTCAGTGGCAGTGCAGCCCAAACGCAACTGTTTAAAGCGATCGCCGAGCCGCATCCGAGCTGGCAGACAGCGCTGGAAGCCGAATGGCAAAAGCGTTACGGAACCAGCCAGTAA
- a CDS encoding CDP-alcohol phosphatidyltransferase family protein codes for MLDRHVIPLIRWPLNQSAVVLDKISITANQVTLFGFLLGCLAFPALVLEQYLLALLLIALNRLCDGLDGALARIQGLTDAGGFLDISLDFLFYSLIPFGFVVANPEYNAVAGAFLIFSFIGTGCSFLAFAVMAGKRGIQNPVYQHKSLYYMSGLTEGTETIGALVLFCLFPEQFALIAYLFGTACWFTTATRIYSGYHTLRDAEQP; via the coding sequence ATGCTTGATCGCCATGTTATCCCCCTGATTCGCTGGCCGCTGAACCAATCGGCCGTCGTACTCGACAAAATCAGTATCACTGCCAATCAGGTTACCCTGTTTGGTTTTCTCCTTGGCTGCCTGGCCTTTCCGGCGCTGGTGCTGGAGCAATACCTGCTGGCACTGCTGTTGATCGCCCTCAACCGTTTGTGTGACGGGCTAGACGGCGCTCTGGCCAGAATTCAGGGCCTGACCGACGCCGGCGGCTTTCTTGATATCAGCCTCGATTTTTTGTTTTACTCGCTGATCCCGTTCGGCTTTGTGGTGGCCAACCCGGAGTATAATGCGGTGGCCGGTGCCTTTCTGATTTTTTCCTTTATCGGTACCGGATGCAGCTTTCTCGCTTTTGCGGTGATGGCAGGCAAGCGCGGCATTCAGAACCCGGTCTACCAGCATAAATCACTGTACTATATGAGCGGCCTGACCGAAGGCACAGAGACCATCGGCGCGTTGGTGCTGTTTTGCCTGTTCCCCGAACAGTTTGCCCTGATAGCCTACCTGTTCGGTACTGCGTGCTGGTTTACCACCGCGACGCGTATTTATTCCGGCTATCACACCCTGCGGGATGCCGAGCAGCCATAA
- a CDS encoding ABC transporter ATP-binding protein has protein sequence MSELAIEARGVSKLFGDFTAIHDINLNVPTGSIYGFLGPNGCGKSTTIRVLTGLLTPTRGSVNVLGLDIPRQSEILRLNIGYMTQKFSLYDDLSVEENLQFIGQIFGMNRQALKQRTNQQLATYGLDQRRKQRVGSMSGGQKQRLALASATMHRPQLLFLDEPTSAVDPENRREFWEQLFDLSSQGTTILVTTHYMDEAERCHRLAIMDAGEIRADDEPEKLMQQMGVHVVEVTAPDLRCLKETLLQRPEIRSAAQLGVRLRVLIYRHIQDPVQWLRSTLPQLAQANIGLARPSLEDVFVTVTGKNRQ, from the coding sequence ATGAGTGAACTGGCTATCGAGGCACGCGGCGTCAGTAAGTTATTTGGCGATTTTACCGCGATTCATGACATCAACCTCAATGTGCCGACCGGCAGCATCTACGGCTTTCTCGGCCCCAACGGATGTGGCAAGTCGACCACCATCCGGGTTCTGACCGGCCTGCTGACGCCAACCCGGGGCAGCGTGAATGTACTTGGCCTTGATATCCCGCGTCAGTCGGAAATCCTTCGGCTCAATATCGGCTATATGACGCAGAAATTTTCCCTGTATGACGATCTGAGCGTGGAAGAAAACCTGCAGTTTATCGGTCAGATCTTTGGCATGAATCGTCAGGCCCTGAAACAGAGGACCAATCAGCAGTTAGCCACTTACGGCCTCGATCAACGGCGCAAGCAACGGGTCGGCAGCATGAGCGGCGGGCAAAAACAGCGCCTGGCACTGGCAAGCGCCACCATGCACCGCCCGCAACTGCTGTTTCTTGATGAACCCACCTCGGCGGTGGATCCGGAAAACCGGCGTGAATTTTGGGAGCAGCTTTTCGATCTCTCATCACAAGGTACTACCATACTGGTGACGACCCACTACATGGACGAAGCGGAGCGCTGCCATCGTCTCGCCATCATGGATGCGGGCGAAATTCGTGCCGATGACGAACCGGAAAAACTAATGCAGCAGATGGGCGTGCACGTGGTTGAGGTCACCGCACCGGACTTGCGCTGCTTAAAAGAGACACTGTTACAACGGCCTGAAATCCGCTCTGCGGCGCAGTTGGGCGTACGATTACGGGTACTTATCTACCGTCATATTCAAGATCCGGTACAGTGGCTGCGCAGCACGCTCCCGCAATTAGCGCAAGCCAACATCGGTCTGGCACGGCCCAGCCTGGAAGATGTATTTGTCACTGTGACCGGGAAGAACCGCCAATGA
- a CDS encoding META domain-containing protein, whose product MKLSSKSLLAVITLPVLLAACASNGDDAQISEQDLQHHNWQLTQIDGQAVKQGDRHQVPRLEIGEKMMASGNAGCNNFFGKAELKDNRLRIEKMGMTMKMCIGDIMDTEQAVSQSLQEWNDITLTKQSMILKNDVHTLTFTLSDWKQ is encoded by the coding sequence ATGAAGCTTAGTTCAAAATCATTACTTGCCGTAATCACACTGCCCGTCCTGCTCGCAGCGTGTGCAAGCAATGGTGATGATGCGCAAATCAGCGAACAGGATTTGCAACATCATAACTGGCAACTAACCCAAATTGATGGCCAGGCGGTCAAACAGGGTGATCGTCATCAGGTACCGCGTCTCGAAATTGGCGAAAAAATGATGGCAAGCGGCAACGCCGGCTGTAACAACTTTTTCGGTAAAGCCGAGTTGAAAGACAACCGTCTGCGCATTGAAAAAATGGGCATGACGATGAAGATGTGTATCGGCGACATTATGGATACCGAACAGGCCGTGTCCCAGTCTTTACAAGAGTGGAACGACATCACGCTGACCAAACAGAGCATGATCCTGAAAAACGATGTTCATACCCTGACCTTTACCCTGAGTGACTGGAAACAGTAA
- a CDS encoding HlyD family secretion protein: MLRTCFLLLAIPLLSACGDRQDASQALGTLERDRVTLSATSNEIIRQLPVTEGSSVRVGDVLVVLDTAEQQALLDQALARQTQAQAALAKLTHGERAEDIAVARAQLDSTRAQLTEAQQTYRRVAELVSKSLLSQAELDQAKASRDTAQAEWASATEQLTKLTAGARIEDIDQARAQLAAAQAEVALQQQKLTRLTVTATRAGILDNLPYHLGERVPNGAVVAVLQSDSAPFARVYVPERVRAHFTPGRSVTVHVDGTPNSYQGTVRWVATEPSFTPYYALTENERARLMFLAEIDLPAAARDLPSGVPAQVDFPQEAK; this comes from the coding sequence ATGCTGCGCACTTGTTTTTTGTTACTGGCTATCCCGCTGCTGTCGGCCTGTGGTGACCGCCAGGACGCGTCACAGGCTTTAGGCACGCTTGAACGTGATCGGGTGACACTCTCAGCCACCAGTAACGAAATAATCCGTCAGTTACCCGTAACCGAAGGCAGCAGCGTGCGTGTCGGTGATGTACTGGTTGTACTGGATACGGCAGAGCAACAGGCCCTGCTCGACCAGGCCCTCGCCCGTCAGACTCAGGCTCAGGCCGCACTAGCGAAACTGACCCATGGTGAAAGAGCCGAAGACATTGCGGTCGCCAGAGCGCAGCTAGACAGCACCAGAGCACAACTGACCGAAGCACAGCAGACTTACCGCCGCGTAGCAGAGTTGGTCAGCAAAAGCCTGCTCAGCCAGGCCGAGCTAGACCAGGCCAAGGCCAGCCGTGATACCGCACAGGCAGAGTGGGCCTCTGCCACTGAGCAACTGACGAAACTGACCGCCGGCGCGCGAATCGAAGATATTGATCAGGCTCGGGCGCAACTGGCCGCGGCACAGGCAGAAGTGGCATTGCAGCAGCAAAAACTCACCCGGCTCACCGTTACCGCGACCCGTGCCGGCATTCTTGATAACCTGCCCTATCATCTCGGCGAACGGGTACCAAACGGCGCCGTCGTTGCCGTGTTGCAGTCAGACAGCGCGCCGTTTGCACGCGTTTACGTGCCGGAGAGGGTGCGCGCGCATTTTACTCCGGGCCGCAGTGTGACTGTGCATGTCGACGGTACACCAAACAGCTATCAGGGCACAGTGCGCTGGGTGGCGACTGAGCCCTCTTTTACTCCTTACTATGCACTGACTGAAAATGAACGGGCGCGGCTGATGTTTCTGGCTGAAATTGACTTACCTGCCGCCGCACGCGATCTGCCGTCCGGCGTACCGGCCCAAGTTGACTTTCCGCAGGAGGCAAAATGA
- a CDS encoding ATP-binding cassette domain-containing protein, which yields MMFRTEHLTIRHQSGAVLLADFNLTIAAGEIVSLMGPSGCGKSTLLNVIAGHLSADFRYHGKMQLNGVTIDTLPPHQRHIGMLFQDDLLFPHLNVWENLAFALPDHIKGSERKQQALQALGHVQLGSLAQSFPQQISGGQRARISLIRMLLARPQLALLDEPFNKLDKALRGQFRDWVFERLQTAGIPTLMVTHDPEDVLPDGRITHWPTENSHA from the coding sequence ATGATGTTTCGCACCGAACACCTTACTATCCGCCATCAGAGTGGTGCCGTACTGCTCGCAGATTTTAACCTCACCATTGCCGCCGGCGAAATCGTCAGCCTAATGGGCCCAAGCGGCTGCGGTAAATCCACCCTGTTGAATGTCATCGCCGGGCACCTGAGCGCGGATTTCCGCTATCACGGCAAGATGCAATTGAATGGCGTGACCATTGATACTCTGCCGCCCCATCAGCGCCATATCGGAATGCTGTTCCAGGACGATTTGCTGTTCCCTCACCTCAACGTGTGGGAAAACCTCGCGTTCGCCCTGCCGGACCATATCAAAGGCAGTGAGCGTAAACAGCAGGCCCTGCAGGCGCTTGGCCATGTTCAGCTGGGCTCTCTGGCGCAGTCATTTCCGCAGCAGATTTCCGGCGGACAGCGAGCGCGAATCAGCCTGATACGCATGCTCCTTGCCCGGCCGCAACTGGCCCTGCTTGATGAACCGTTTAATAAACTGGACAAAGCACTGCGCGGCCAGTTTCGTGACTGGGTTTTTGAGCGCTTACAGACCGCAGGCATCCCGACACTGATGGTCACACACGACCCGGAAGACGTCCTGCCCGACGGACGCATTACTCACTGGCCGACGGAGAATTCCCATGCTTGA